The following proteins come from a genomic window of Sinorhizobium fredii NGR234:
- a CDS encoding GntR family transcriptional regulator has protein sequence MWDNPNELPQGERAMERLGDAAYRQMKERIIRGVYRPGHKLTVRAVAQDLDVSTTPARDAINRLTSEGALVYTGPKTVVVPVLDAAALREITLTRLVLEGLASEQAAQHGTPANLRELKALQRLINSALDEKRYAEALWHNKEFHFAIYRLSGLPHLVSMIESLWLRIGPSLHNLYPEFAEEKYGVRNHEMAMEALEERDAASLRAAMENDIRDGYRRLKRAGRERGAGSST, from the coding sequence ATGTGGGACAACCCAAACGAATTGCCGCAGGGCGAGCGGGCGATGGAAAGGCTGGGGGATGCGGCCTATCGGCAAATGAAGGAGCGCATCATCCGCGGCGTCTACAGGCCTGGTCACAAGTTGACGGTGCGCGCCGTCGCCCAGGATCTCGACGTCAGCACAACGCCCGCGCGCGATGCGATCAATCGGCTGACGAGCGAGGGAGCGCTTGTTTACACTGGCCCGAAGACGGTCGTTGTTCCAGTTCTCGATGCGGCTGCGCTCCGAGAAATAACGCTTACGCGCCTGGTGCTTGAGGGGCTCGCTTCGGAGCAGGCCGCCCAGCACGGCACGCCTGCCAACCTGCGGGAACTAAAGGCCTTACAAAGGCTTATCAATTCCGCCCTCGACGAAAAGCGCTATGCGGAGGCTCTTTGGCACAACAAGGAATTCCACTTTGCGATTTATCGCCTCTCGGGGCTTCCCCATCTCGTCTCTATGATCGAAAGCCTCTGGCTGAGAATCGGCCCTTCCTTGCACAATCTCTACCCAGAGTTTGCCGAGGAAAAGTATGGGGTGCGTAACCACGAGATGGCCATGGAGGCGCTCGAGGAGCGCGACGCGGCAAGCCTCAGGGCTGCGATGGAGAACGACATTCGCGATGGATATCGCCGGCTGAAGCGCGCTGGCCGGGAGAGAGGCGCCGGCTCATCGACCTAA
- a CDS encoding acetolactate synthase catalytic subunit, with protein sequence MKQQTIETVAQRIAKILRRHSVEFIFGQSLPSAVILAAEAIGIRQIAYRQENMGGAMADGYARLSGKVGVVTAQNGPAATLLVPPLAEALKASIPIVALVQDVERDQTDRNAFQDLDQIALLQSCTKWVRRVTVPARIDDYVDAAFTAATSGRAGPAALLLPADLLRAEARAPDFPRSRNLGQWPLDRIRPSDAALAEVASLIAAAQAPIIIAGGGVHCGGAATELSALQQEACLPVFTTNMGKGAVDEYHPLSAGVLGSLVGPRSLGRHSSALVDAADLVLLIGTRTNQNGTDSWRLISPGATVVHIDVDPAEVGRNYESLRLVGDARETLAALRTALTRVNLARRHADRARLEECIATYWKTFELDRHDVATSSFRPIRPERLMAELQDLLTDDVTVVADASYSSMWVLGQLRAPASGMRFITPRGLAGLGWGVPLAIGAKVARPDKPVIAIVGDGGFAHSWAELETMVRMKVPVTIVVLNNGILGFQRDAETVKFGSYTSACHFAEVDHAKLAEACGCPAVRVEDPSELAYHLLRGMEQGPLLIEVITDPAAHPPLSLFAKMDEAA encoded by the coding sequence ATGAAGCAGCAGACCATCGAAACCGTTGCGCAGCGGATCGCTAAGATCCTTCGCCGCCACAGCGTGGAATTTATCTTCGGCCAAAGCCTTCCATCGGCAGTCATCCTCGCGGCCGAAGCGATAGGCATACGTCAGATCGCTTACAGGCAGGAGAATATGGGCGGCGCGATGGCCGACGGGTATGCCCGTCTTTCCGGCAAGGTCGGTGTCGTCACCGCGCAGAATGGTCCGGCGGCAACTTTGCTCGTGCCACCACTTGCCGAGGCCTTGAAGGCCAGCATCCCCATCGTGGCGCTTGTGCAGGATGTCGAACGCGACCAAACGGACCGGAACGCCTTCCAGGACCTCGACCAGATCGCGCTTCTCCAGTCCTGCACCAAATGGGTGCGGCGCGTCACTGTTCCGGCGCGCATCGACGACTATGTCGACGCAGCGTTCACGGCCGCGACCTCCGGCCGTGCCGGGCCGGCCGCGCTCCTGCTGCCGGCCGATCTCCTTCGTGCAGAAGCGCGAGCGCCGGATTTCCCGAGGTCTCGGAACCTGGGTCAGTGGCCGCTCGATCGTATCCGCCCATCGGATGCGGCATTGGCAGAGGTGGCATCGCTCATAGCCGCCGCCCAAGCGCCGATCATCATTGCCGGCGGTGGCGTTCACTGCGGCGGTGCGGCGACAGAACTCTCGGCGCTCCAACAGGAAGCGTGCCTGCCGGTCTTCACCACGAATATGGGCAAGGGGGCAGTTGACGAATACCATCCGCTTTCCGCCGGAGTGCTCGGATCGCTCGTGGGACCACGTTCGCTCGGGCGCCATTCGTCCGCCCTGGTGGATGCTGCGGATCTGGTTCTTCTGATCGGAACCCGGACCAACCAGAACGGCACTGACAGTTGGCGCCTGATCTCCCCGGGTGCGACGGTCGTCCACATCGACGTCGATCCGGCTGAGGTTGGGCGCAACTACGAATCGCTACGGCTCGTTGGCGATGCGCGGGAGACGCTTGCGGCATTGCGCACGGCCCTCACTCGCGTCAACCTCGCGCGGCGGCACGCGGATCGCGCGCGGCTGGAGGAGTGTATCGCCACTTATTGGAAAACATTCGAGCTTGACCGTCACGATGTGGCGACGTCTTCCTTCCGTCCGATACGCCCGGAGCGGCTTATGGCGGAACTCCAGGACCTGTTGACCGACGACGTAACGGTGGTTGCCGACGCGAGCTACTCTTCCATGTGGGTTTTGGGTCAACTGAGAGCGCCAGCGAGCGGGATGCGTTTTATCACGCCGCGCGGGCTGGCGGGTCTCGGTTGGGGAGTGCCGCTCGCGATCGGAGCCAAGGTGGCCCGCCCGGACAAGCCGGTGATCGCGATCGTGGGCGACGGCGGCTTTGCCCACAGCTGGGCCGAACTCGAGACCATGGTGCGAATGAAGGTTCCAGTCACCATCGTGGTCCTAAACAATGGCATTCTCGGTTTCCAGCGCGACGCGGAGACCGTGAAGTTCGGTAGCTACACGTCAGCATGCCACTTTGCAGAGGTCGACCACGCGAAATTGGCCGAAGCGTGTGGCTGCCCGGCCGTTCGCGTCGAGGACCCGAGCGAACTTGCCTACCATCTGTTGCGCGGCATGGAGCAAGGCCCACTTTTGATCGAGGTAATTACCGACCCCGCGGCGCATCCTCCACTTTCGCTCTTCGCCAAGATGGACGAAGCCGCATGA
- a CDS encoding ABC transporter ATP-binding protein, with translation MIGQSLSLAGLQKRYGEAIAVRELSLDIAAGEFVSLLGPSGSGKTTALTMVAGFEAPNAGRIIIGGRDVTFLAPNHRNIGMVFQKYALFPHLTIRQNIAFPLKMRNRMQKAAAARRVDEMLELVQLSDYAERYPNQLSGGQQQRVAVARALAFEPPVLLMDEPLGALDKKLREAMQLEIKRLQERLGATVVYVTHDQDEALTMSDRVAIMSDGGLVQFGTPAELYRQPETEFVADFIGRMNFIDGDFVESTGGQAAVRFSEEIVLLVRANDHERRCAPGEALRMAIRPERVRLARRGTGGADALPGVVDTVLFVGSTYIHLVRLTDRPEAALQVQTAADGFVPFQKNENVDIILDREALHIFPVTERRAA, from the coding sequence TTGATTGGTCAATCTCTGTCTCTTGCGGGACTTCAAAAACGATACGGCGAGGCCATTGCGGTTCGCGAACTGTCGCTCGACATCGCTGCCGGGGAGTTTGTTTCGCTTCTGGGACCTTCCGGCTCCGGCAAGACAACAGCCTTGACGATGGTAGCCGGGTTCGAGGCGCCAAACGCCGGCAGGATTATCATTGGGGGGCGGGACGTGACCTTTCTTGCGCCCAATCACCGCAACATTGGCATGGTCTTCCAGAAATATGCACTTTTCCCGCATCTGACCATCCGGCAGAACATCGCGTTCCCGCTGAAGATGAGAAATCGGATGCAGAAAGCCGCAGCTGCGCGGCGGGTCGACGAGATGTTGGAGCTTGTGCAACTCTCCGACTACGCAGAACGCTATCCCAACCAGCTCTCAGGTGGCCAGCAGCAACGCGTCGCCGTTGCGCGCGCTCTGGCGTTCGAGCCACCCGTCCTTCTGATGGATGAGCCGCTCGGCGCCCTTGACAAAAAATTGCGAGAGGCCATGCAGCTTGAGATCAAGCGCCTGCAGGAGCGGCTTGGCGCCACGGTCGTCTATGTAACCCACGATCAGGACGAAGCGCTGACGATGTCGGATCGGGTCGCCATAATGTCCGATGGCGGTCTGGTGCAGTTCGGCACGCCGGCGGAGCTCTACCGGCAACCGGAGACCGAGTTCGTCGCGGACTTCATCGGCCGGATGAACTTTATCGATGGCGACTTCGTCGAAAGTACGGGCGGACAAGCGGCCGTGCGGTTCTCCGAGGAAATCGTGCTCCTCGTTCGGGCGAACGACCATGAGCGCCGGTGCGCGCCCGGCGAGGCGTTGCGCATGGCAATCCGTCCGGAACGGGTGCGCCTTGCAAGACGAGGCACAGGCGGCGCGGATGCACTGCCCGGCGTCGTGGATACCGTCCTCTTCGTCGGCTCCACCTACATTCATCTCGTCCGCCTTACCGATCGCCCTGAGGCCGCCCTCCAGGTACAGACCGCCGCCGACGGTTTCGTGCCGTTCCAGAAAAATGAGAATGTCGACATCATTCTCGATAGGGAGGCCTTGCACATATTTCCTGTGACGGAGAGGCGTGCCGCATGA
- a CDS encoding aspartate aminotransferase family protein: MLVQANHARQRSARSNSKHLFSRAKAVFPDGTTRATVEKDPVPVYVQRGEGAYLVDADGNRLLDLNNNFTTLIHGHAFAPVNEAVVDLLRRGTCFANPTEHEIALAELLTARIPAIERIRFVNSGTEAVMFAIKAARAFTGRPGVARIEGAYHGAYDWAEAGQAISPGKHGWETTPIATPTYRGTPTSVAEDVHLLRFNDVEGLVKRLSAMSERIACVLIDPMPSRAGLIHPEPAFLEALSATARKYGILIVADEVLNLRQGYAGASMRYGVKPDLIAAGKIIGGGFPIGAIGGREGVMRVFGAEDTMPLLPQGGTFSANPVSMVAGRAAMEAMTPEAFDRLEGMGERLRRGLKASIVRRDAPFSVTGAASLFRIHPKRVTPVEYRDAHLDATEALLMRKMTRHFLEQGILLPYGAAACLSTAMVDNEIDLILRAFDDFLDAESQS; the protein is encoded by the coding sequence ATGCTCGTTCAAGCCAATCATGCGCGGCAGAGATCTGCGCGCAGTAATTCCAAACATTTATTCAGTCGCGCCAAGGCTGTTTTCCCGGACGGGACCACCCGCGCTACGGTCGAGAAGGACCCCGTTCCTGTCTATGTGCAACGTGGCGAGGGCGCCTATCTCGTTGACGCTGACGGAAACCGGCTGCTCGATCTCAACAACAACTTCACCACGCTCATTCATGGACATGCCTTCGCGCCGGTCAACGAGGCCGTTGTCGATCTGCTGCGCCGAGGAACCTGTTTCGCCAATCCCACTGAGCACGAGATTGCTCTTGCGGAACTTCTGACGGCCCGAATTCCCGCTATCGAGCGGATCCGTTTCGTGAACAGCGGGACGGAAGCAGTGATGTTCGCGATCAAGGCCGCACGCGCCTTTACCGGTAGACCCGGCGTCGCGCGGATCGAAGGTGCCTATCACGGTGCCTACGATTGGGCAGAGGCCGGGCAAGCTATTTCACCGGGCAAACATGGCTGGGAAACTACACCGATCGCGACCCCGACTTATCGCGGCACACCGACAAGCGTAGCCGAGGACGTGCACCTTCTTCGCTTCAACGATGTCGAAGGACTTGTAAAGCGCTTAAGCGCGATGAGCGAGCGGATCGCCTGCGTGTTGATTGATCCGATGCCGAGCCGGGCGGGCCTGATTCACCCGGAACCCGCCTTTCTCGAAGCTCTGTCGGCAACGGCCCGCAAGTACGGAATCCTGATTGTCGCCGACGAGGTGCTTAATCTTCGACAAGGCTACGCGGGGGCTTCCATGCGCTACGGGGTCAAGCCCGACCTGATTGCCGCCGGCAAGATCATTGGAGGTGGCTTTCCAATCGGTGCCATAGGCGGCCGTGAGGGGGTCATGCGAGTTTTCGGCGCCGAGGATACAATGCCATTGCTGCCCCAGGGCGGCACTTTCTCGGCCAATCCCGTTTCTATGGTCGCTGGCCGCGCGGCTATGGAAGCGATGACGCCAGAGGCGTTCGACCGCCTCGAAGGGATGGGGGAGAGACTGCGCCGTGGCCTCAAGGCAAGCATTGTCAGGCGCGACGCGCCGTTTTCGGTGACCGGCGCAGCCTCATTGTTCCGGATCCACCCGAAGCGGGTGACGCCGGTCGAATATCGCGATGCGCATCTGGACGCCACCGAAGCTTTGCTCATGCGGAAAATGACCCGGCACTTCCTGGAGCAGGGCATTCTTCTCCCCTACGGGGCGGCCGCCTGCCTGTCGACAGCAATGGTCGACAATGAAATCGATCTCATCCTGAGAGCATTTGACGATTTTCTTGATGCGGAGAGTCAGTCTTGA
- a CDS encoding ABC transporter permease: MTNSTQTSYSSGRPTLSSARFYPPAASLGLAAPLLAALIAGFLYPVSRLVALSFSGGSLDHFRRIFTEPLHLGVLLSTIEVAFVVAISSLVLGFPVAYLMARLRKGLAMAVAACVFIPLWTSVLIRSYAWVVLLQRNGIVNELLLGMGVTEGPLKLIYTQSAVILAMTHVLMPFMILPIYSALRALPPDYIRAARNLGAGPVRAFVAVTLPLSLPGVFAGSVMCFVLALGFYITPALVGGPGSMLMATLIGQQTTVLLDWPFAAALSTMLLAVTLLFVLLFRRTLSLSKGLNSVH, encoded by the coding sequence ATGACGAACTCCACGCAAACTTCTTACTCCTCGGGTCGCCCAACGTTATCGTCAGCACGCTTTTACCCGCCGGCCGCATCCTTGGGATTGGCCGCTCCGCTCCTTGCTGCCCTGATCGCCGGATTTCTGTATCCGGTTTCGCGGCTCGTCGCGTTGAGCTTTTCCGGAGGAAGCCTTGACCATTTCCGGCGCATTTTCACCGAACCGCTACATCTCGGCGTTCTCTTAAGCACGATCGAGGTTGCTTTCGTGGTAGCGATCTCGAGTCTCGTTCTCGGCTTCCCCGTTGCCTACCTCATGGCGCGGCTCAGGAAGGGCTTGGCCATGGCGGTGGCAGCCTGCGTCTTCATCCCATTATGGACGTCTGTCCTCATCCGCTCCTACGCATGGGTCGTCCTTCTCCAGCGAAACGGCATCGTCAACGAACTGCTCCTTGGAATGGGTGTCACCGAGGGGCCGCTGAAGCTGATCTACACGCAGAGTGCAGTCATCCTCGCCATGACGCACGTGCTGATGCCATTCATGATCCTGCCGATTTATTCGGCACTGCGCGCCCTTCCCCCAGATTACATTCGCGCCGCCCGCAACCTCGGAGCCGGGCCAGTGCGGGCTTTCGTTGCCGTGACCCTACCGCTCAGCCTCCCCGGTGTCTTTGCCGGCAGCGTGATGTGTTTCGTGCTCGCGCTCGGTTTCTACATCACACCAGCGCTGGTGGGCGGCCCTGGCTCGATGCTGATGGCGACACTCATCGGTCAACAGACGACCGTGCTGCTCGATTGGCCGTTTGCGGCAGCACTTTCGACCATGCTTCTGGCAGTCACTCTCCTTTTTGTCCTGCTGTTCCGCAGGACGCTATCGCTCAGCAAGGGATTGAACAGTGTCCATTGA